In Vibrio lentus, a single genomic region encodes these proteins:
- the truB gene encoding tRNA pseudouridine(55) synthase TruB, with product MARRRKGRPINGVILLDKPTGISSNDALQKVKRIYFAEKAGHTGALDPLATGMLPICLGEATKFSQFLLDSDKRYVVIAKLGERTNTSDSDGEVVETREINVTQEQLERCIASFKGETDQIPSMFSALKYQGKPLYEYARAGIEVPRESRKITVYSIELLRFEGDEVEMEVHCSKGTYIRTITDDLGEMLGCGAHVTMLRRTGVAKYPYERMVTLEQLNEILEQAQAQEIAPKELLDPLLMPMDTAVEDLPEVNLNAELTDLVQHGMPVQVAGAPTEGTVRMTSGEEKLFVGVAQIAEDGRVAPKRLVVFRDEEPQA from the coding sequence ATGGCTCGCCGTCGTAAAGGTCGCCCTATAAACGGGGTAATTCTGTTAGATAAGCCGACAGGTATTTCATCTAATGATGCACTGCAAAAAGTAAAACGCATTTACTTTGCAGAGAAAGCAGGGCACACCGGTGCTCTGGATCCTCTTGCGACTGGCATGCTGCCAATTTGTCTTGGTGAAGCAACGAAGTTTTCTCAGTTTCTATTAGATTCTGATAAGCGCTACGTTGTTATTGCTAAGCTTGGTGAGCGTACCAACACTTCAGACTCTGATGGTGAAGTGGTTGAAACGCGTGAAATCAACGTGACTCAAGAGCAACTTGAACGCTGCATTGCAAGCTTCAAAGGTGAAACCGACCAGATTCCATCAATGTTCTCAGCATTGAAGTATCAAGGTAAGCCTTTGTATGAATACGCACGTGCAGGTATCGAGGTGCCTCGTGAGTCTCGCAAGATCACTGTGTATTCTATTGAGCTACTTCGCTTTGAAGGCGATGAAGTTGAGATGGAAGTGCATTGTTCTAAAGGGACTTACATCCGTACAATCACCGACGATCTTGGTGAAATGCTAGGTTGTGGTGCTCACGTGACAATGCTTCGTCGTACTGGTGTTGCAAAGTACCCGTATGAACGCATGGTTACCTTGGAACAGCTGAACGAAATTCTAGAGCAAGCACAAGCGCAAGAAATTGCACCTAAAGAGTTGCTTGATCCATTGCTAATGCCAATGGACACGGCTGTAGAAGACTTACCTGAAGTTAACTTGAATGCGGAACTGACTGATCTTGTCCAGCACGGTATGCCAGTTCAGGTTGCTGGTGCGCCAACGGAAGGAACGGTTCGCATGACAAGCGGCGAAGAGAAGCTGTTTGTCGGCGTTGCTCAAATTGCTGAAGATGGCCGAGTTGCACCGAAACGTTTGGTTGTTTTCAGAGATGAAGAGCCACAAGCGTAA
- the rbfA gene encoding 30S ribosome-binding factor RbfA, giving the protein MSKEFSRTQRVSQQLQKELALILQREVRDSRIGMVTISDVEVSRDLAYAKVFVTFLCIGEQTPESCLAALKEHEVPVRMALGKRIRHRLTPEVRFTYDNTLVEGMRMSNLVSEVLNDDKRKQEEAGRTEDTQSKDEE; this is encoded by the coding sequence ATGTCAAAAGAATTTAGCCGCACACAACGTGTGTCTCAGCAGCTTCAAAAAGAGCTAGCACTTATCCTACAACGTGAAGTTCGTGACTCACGCATTGGTATGGTAACTATTTCAGATGTAGAAGTGTCTCGTGACCTTGCTTACGCAAAAGTGTTCGTGACTTTCCTATGTATCGGTGAGCAAACACCTGAATCATGTCTTGCTGCTCTTAAAGAGCATGAAGTGCCAGTTCGTATGGCTCTTGGTAAGCGTATTCGTCACCGTCTAACGCCTGAAGTTCGCTTTACTTACGACAACACTTTGGTTGAAGGCATGCGTATGTCTAACCTAGTAAGCGAAGTATTGAATGACGACAAGCGTAAGCAAGAAGAAGCAGGCCGTACTGAGGATACTCAGTCTAAGGACGAAGAGTAA
- the infB gene encoding translation initiation factor IF-2 produces the protein MTQLTVKALSEEIGTPVDRLIEQLADAGMKKAGSDQVTDSEKQTLLTHLKKEHGDTSGETEPTRLTLQRKTRSTLSVAAGGGKSKDVQVEVRKKRTYVKRSAIEDEAKREAEDAANREAEEKAQRDAEEQAKRDAAEKAQREAEAKVTREADAKREAEEKAQRAQADKAKKDMNSKNADANAQAKKEADELKARQEQEATRKAEAEAAKLVEEARKLAEENQERWSEEEKKKKEQEKSADYHVTTSTYAREAEDAADKKDEKAPRRRKKKPAPAAQPGNNRGGRNQRGRGGKGKLAKPTSMQQGFDKSATVAKSDVAIGETIVVSELASKMSVKATEVIKVMMKMGAMATINQVIDQETAQLVAEEMGHKVILRKENELEEAVLADRDSDAIAEGRAPVVTIMGHVDHGKTSTLDYIRKAHVASGEAGGITQHIGAYHVDTDNGMITFLDTPGHAAFTAMRARGAQATDIVVLVVAADDGVMPQTIEAIQHAKAAGVPLIVAVNKIDKEGANPDNVKNELAQYDVIPEEWGGENIFVHISAKQGTNIDGLLEAILLQSEVLELTAVKEGMASGVVVESRLDKGRGPVATVLVQSGTLNKGDIVLCGQEYGRVRAMRDENGKDIETAGPSIPVEILGLSGVPASGDEATVVRDERKAREVANYRQGKFRDVKLARQQKAKLENMFANMTAGEVAELNVVLKADVQGSVEAIADSLLKLSTDEVKVNIVGSGVGGITETDATLAAASNAIILGFNVRADATARGTVQNENLDLRYYSIIYQLIDEVKQAMGGMLAPEFRQEIIGLAQVRDVFKSPKLGAIAGCIVTEGTIKRSNPIRVLRENVVIYEGELESLRRFKDDVQEVKNGYECGIGVKNYNDVRVGDQIEVFEIVEVKRTLD, from the coding sequence ATGACACAATTAACAGTTAAAGCACTGAGTGAAGAGATTGGTACGCCAGTTGACCGCTTAATTGAACAACTTGCTGATGCAGGCATGAAGAAAGCAGGGTCGGATCAAGTGACTGATTCAGAGAAGCAAACATTGCTAACGCACCTTAAAAAGGAGCACGGCGATACTTCAGGTGAAACAGAACCGACTCGTTTAACTCTTCAACGCAAGACCCGCAGCACGCTAAGTGTTGCCGCTGGAGGCGGTAAGAGTAAGGATGTTCAAGTAGAGGTACGTAAAAAACGTACTTACGTGAAGCGCAGCGCTATTGAAGATGAAGCGAAACGTGAGGCTGAGGATGCAGCTAATCGTGAAGCGGAAGAGAAAGCACAACGCGATGCTGAAGAGCAAGCGAAACGTGATGCTGCAGAGAAAGCACAGCGCGAAGCCGAAGCAAAAGTAACACGTGAAGCGGATGCAAAACGTGAAGCTGAAGAGAAGGCTCAACGCGCACAAGCTGATAAGGCTAAAAAAGACATGAATTCAAAAAATGCAGACGCTAACGCACAAGCGAAAAAAGAAGCGGATGAACTAAAAGCTCGTCAAGAGCAAGAAGCAACTCGTAAAGCAGAAGCTGAAGCAGCTAAGCTTGTTGAAGAAGCTCGTAAGTTAGCAGAAGAAAACCAAGAACGTTGGTCTGAAGAAGAGAAGAAGAAGAAAGAGCAAGAGAAATCTGCGGATTACCATGTGACTACTTCTACTTATGCTCGTGAAGCAGAAGATGCGGCTGATAAAAAAGATGAGAAAGCTCCTCGTCGTCGCAAGAAGAAACCTGCTCCAGCAGCTCAACCAGGCAACAACCGTGGTGGTCGTAACCAACGTGGTCGTGGCGGTAAAGGTAAGCTAGCTAAACCAACTTCAATGCAACAAGGCTTCGATAAGTCAGCAACTGTTGCTAAATCTGATGTTGCTATCGGCGAAACTATCGTTGTTTCTGAACTGGCTAGCAAAATGTCAGTTAAAGCAACGGAAGTTATCAAAGTGATGATGAAGATGGGCGCTATGGCGACTATCAACCAAGTGATCGACCAAGAAACAGCACAACTTGTTGCTGAAGAAATGGGCCACAAGGTTATCCTTCGCAAAGAGAACGAATTAGAAGAAGCAGTGCTAGCTGACCGTGATAGCGATGCTATCGCAGAAGGTCGTGCTCCTGTTGTTACTATCATGGGTCACGTTGACCACGGTAAAACTTCTACACTTGATTACATTCGTAAAGCACACGTTGCTTCTGGCGAAGCTGGCGGTATCACGCAGCACATTGGTGCTTACCACGTAGATACTGACAACGGCATGATCACGTTCCTTGATACTCCTGGACACGCGGCGTTTACTGCTATGCGTGCTCGTGGTGCTCAAGCGACAGATATCGTTGTACTTGTAGTTGCAGCAGACGATGGCGTAATGCCACAAACAATCGAAGCAATCCAGCACGCGAAAGCGGCAGGCGTTCCTCTGATTGTTGCTGTGAACAAGATCGACAAAGAGGGTGCAAACCCAGACAACGTTAAGAATGAGCTAGCTCAATACGACGTTATCCCTGAAGAATGGGGCGGTGAGAACATCTTCGTTCACATCTCTGCAAAACAGGGTACAAACATCGATGGTCTTCTAGAAGCTATCCTTCTTCAGTCTGAAGTTCTTGAGCTTACAGCGGTTAAAGAAGGCATGGCATCTGGTGTTGTTGTTGAATCTCGTCTTGATAAAGGTCGTGGTCCAGTTGCAACAGTACTAGTACAGTCTGGTACTCTAAACAAAGGCGACATCGTTCTTTGTGGTCAAGAGTACGGCCGTGTTCGTGCAATGCGTGATGAAAACGGTAAAGACATCGAAACTGCAGGTCCATCTATCCCTGTAGAAATTCTAGGTCTTTCAGGCGTTCCTGCTTCAGGTGATGAAGCAACGGTTGTACGTGATGAGCGTAAAGCGCGTGAAGTTGCAAACTACCGTCAAGGTAAATTCCGTGATGTTAAACTAGCTCGCCAACAAAAAGCGAAACTAGAGAACATGTTCGCGAACATGACGGCTGGTGAAGTTGCTGAACTTAACGTTGTACTTAAAGCTGACGTTCAAGGTTCTGTAGAAGCGATTGCTGACTCTCTACTGAAACTGTCAACTGACGAAGTTAAAGTGAACATCGTAGGTTCTGGTGTTGGTGGTATTACTGAAACTGATGCAACGCTTGCAGCAGCTTCTAACGCTATCATCCTTGGTTTCAACGTACGTGCTGACGCAACTGCGCGTGGTACTGTTCAGAATGAAAACCTAGATCTACGTTACTACTCAATCATTTACCAACTGATCGACGAAGTTAAACAGGCAATGGGCGGTATGCTTGCTCCTGAATTCCGTCAAGAGATCATTGGTCTTGCTCAAGTTCGTGACGTATTTAAGTCGCCTAAACTTGGTGCAATCGCTGGTTGTATCGTTACTGAAGGTACTATTAAGCGTAGCAACCCAATCCGCGTACTTCGCGAAAACGTTGTTATCTACGAAGGTGAACTAGAGTCACTTCGTCGCTTTAAAGATGACGTTCAAGAAGTTAAAAATGGTTACGAGTGTGGTATCGGCGTTAAGAACTACAACGACGTTCGCGTTGGTGACCAGATCGAAGTATTCGAAATTGTTGAAGTTAAACGTACTCTAGACTAA
- the nusA gene encoding transcription termination factor NusA — translation MNKEILAVVEAVSNEKAVPRERIFEALEIALATATKKKSELEIEVRVEIDRKTGNFETFRRWEAVEEVEFPTKEISIEAAKYDDPEIELGGFIEDDIESVTFDRITTQTAKQVIVQKVREAERAQIVEQFIDNEGELVTGVVKKVNRDTIILDLGSNAEAVILRDDQLPRENFRPGDRVRGLLYAVKPEARGFQLFITRSKPEMLAELFRVEVPEIGEELIELKGAARDAGSRAKIAVKTNDKRIDPVGACVGMRGARVQAVSNDLGGERIDIVLWDDNPAQFVINAMAPADVASIIVDEDTHSMDIAVEADNLAQAIGRSGQNVRLASQLTGWELNVMTVEDLQKKHQEEAVASIENFMKHLDIEEDFAQMLVEEGFSTLEEVAYVPVNELLEVDGLDEGIVEELRNRAKDALTTLALAKEETFDGVEPAEDLLALEGLEREMAYKLAAKGVATLEDLADQGVDELEGIEDLTAERAGELIMAARNICWFGDEE, via the coding sequence ATGAACAAAGAAATTTTGGCGGTAGTAGAAGCTGTTTCTAATGAGAAAGCAGTTCCTCGTGAGCGTATTTTTGAAGCGCTTGAAATCGCGCTTGCAACGGCAACAAAAAAGAAAAGCGAACTAGAAATTGAAGTTCGTGTTGAAATTGACCGTAAAACGGGTAATTTCGAAACTTTCCGCCGTTGGGAAGCTGTTGAGGAAGTTGAATTCCCAACAAAAGAAATCTCTATTGAAGCTGCGAAGTACGATGACCCAGAGATCGAACTTGGCGGCTTCATTGAAGATGACATCGAATCAGTAACGTTTGACCGTATTACGACTCAAACGGCTAAGCAAGTTATCGTACAGAAAGTACGTGAAGCTGAGCGTGCTCAAATCGTTGAGCAGTTCATCGATAACGAAGGTGAGCTAGTTACTGGTGTTGTTAAGAAAGTAAACCGTGACACTATTATCCTAGACCTAGGTAGCAACGCTGAAGCGGTAATCCTTCGTGATGACCAGCTTCCTCGTGAAAACTTCCGTCCAGGTGACCGTGTTCGTGGTCTTCTATACGCAGTTAAGCCAGAAGCTCGCGGCTTCCAGTTGTTCATTACTCGCTCTAAGCCTGAAATGCTAGCTGAACTATTCCGCGTTGAAGTGCCTGAGATTGGTGAAGAGCTAATTGAACTTAAAGGTGCTGCACGTGACGCTGGTTCTCGTGCTAAAATCGCTGTTAAAACAAACGACAAACGTATCGACCCTGTTGGTGCGTGTGTTGGTATGCGTGGTGCACGTGTACAAGCTGTTTCTAACGACCTTGGCGGTGAGCGTATCGATATCGTGCTTTGGGACGATAACCCGGCGCAATTCGTAATCAACGCAATGGCTCCTGCTGATGTGGCTTCTATCATCGTTGATGAAGATACACATTCAATGGACATCGCGGTTGAAGCTGACAACCTAGCGCAAGCTATCGGTCGTAGCGGTCAAAACGTACGTCTAGCATCTCAACTAACTGGTTGGGAACTGAACGTAATGACTGTTGAAGATCTTCAGAAGAAGCACCAAGAAGAAGCAGTTGCTTCAATTGAAAACTTCATGAAGCACCTAGACATCGAAGAAGACTTTGCTCAAATGCTTGTTGAAGAAGGTTTCTCTACGCTTGAAGAAGTAGCATACGTTCCTGTAAACGAGCTTCTTGAAGTGGACGGTCTAGACGAAGGTATCGTCGAAGAACTACGTAACCGCGCAAAAGACGCACTAACTACTCTAGCGCTAGCGAAAGAAGAAACTTTCGATGGTGTTGAGCCTGCTGAAGACCTACTTGCACTTGAAGGTCTTGAGCGTGAAATGGCTTACAAGCTAGCTGCAAAAGGCGTTGCTACATTGGAAGACCTAGCTGACCAAGGCGTTGATGAACTAGAAGGCATCGAAGACCTAACTGCAGAGCGTGCGGGCGAGCTGATTATGGCTGCGCGTAACATCTGTTGGTTCGGCGACGAAGAATAA
- the rimP gene encoding ribosome maturation factor RimP: MTGLERQLTEMLDAPVAASGYELVGLEFIRAGEHSTLRIYIDSPNGINVDDCSEVSHQVSAVMDVEDPISVAYNLEVSSPGLERPLFKAEHYQQFIGHEVSIVLKMAVGNRRKWKGDIQSIEGETVKVLVEGQEEEFVLSNIAKANLIPKF, from the coding sequence ATGACTGGTTTAGAAAGACAACTTACTGAAATGCTTGACGCTCCAGTAGCAGCATCAGGTTATGAGTTAGTTGGATTAGAATTTATTCGTGCTGGTGAGCACTCAACGCTACGTATTTACATCGATTCACCAAATGGTATCAATGTAGACGATTGCTCTGAAGTTAGTCACCAAGTAAGTGCCGTAATGGACGTTGAAGATCCAATTTCAGTGGCTTATAACCTTGAAGTTTCTTCACCAGGTTTAGAGAGACCACTGTTCAAAGCAGAGCATTACCAACAATTTATTGGTCACGAGGTAAGCATCGTTTTGAAAATGGCTGTCGGCAACCGTCGTAAATGGAAAGGTGATATCCAATCTATTGAAGGCGAGACAGTAAAAGTATTGGTTGAAGGACAAGAAGAAGAATTCGTCCTGAGCAATATTGCGAAAGCTAACCTGATCCCTAAATTTTAG
- the secG gene encoding preprotein translocase subunit SecG — protein MFTVLLVIYLLAALGVIGLVLIQQGKGADMGASFGAGASNTVFGAGGSGNFLTRMTAIFATTFFILSLVLGNMSTHKTESQWINPTEGQVIQQAEDAVSEVPAQGDEIPQ, from the coding sequence ATGTTTACAGTTCTACTTGTGATTTACCTGTTGGCAGCGCTTGGTGTAATTGGCCTAGTGTTGATTCAACAAGGTAAAGGCGCAGATATGGGAGCCTCATTCGGTGCTGGCGCTTCAAACACTGTGTTTGGTGCTGGTGGCTCAGGAAATTTCCTTACCCGAATGACTGCAATTTTTGCAACTACATTTTTTATCCTTAGCTTAGTGCTTGGTAATATGTCTACACATAAAACTGAGTCACAATGGATTAACCCGACTGAAGGTCAGGTAATTCAGCAAGCTGAAGATGCAGTGAGTGAAGTTCCGGCGCAAGGCGACGAGATTCCACAATAA
- the glmM gene encoding phosphoglucosamine mutase — MSDKRRYFGTDGVRGKVGQYPITPDFVLKLGWAAGRVLAKQGTKKVIIGKDTRISGYMLESALEAGLAAAGLQATFTGPMPTPAVAYLTQTFRAEAGIVISASHNPYYDNGIKFFSSEGTKLSDEIELAIEAELDKDIECVESSVLGKAVRLNDAAGRYIEFCKSTFPHKMTLAGMKIVVDCAHGATYHIAPAVFKELGAEVIAMGVEPNGTNINHEVGATDVRALQAKVVEEKAALGLGFDGDGDRIIMVDELGNKVDGDQIAYIIARDALRRGELKGGVVGTLMTNLGMENGLKQLGIPFVRAAVGDRYVMEQLLAKGWKIGAENSGHVILLDKVTTGDAIVAALQVLASVVDSEMTLNELSQGMTLYPQVLENVRFSGDSNPLEAEAVKTAVVEVEAELGEKGRVLLRKSGTEPLLRVMVEGEDADLVQKSALKIADAVKANC; from the coding sequence ATGTCTGATAAAAGACGTTACTTCGGAACAGATGGCGTACGTGGCAAAGTGGGTCAGTACCCAATTACACCTGATTTTGTTTTGAAGCTTGGCTGGGCTGCGGGTCGTGTTTTAGCAAAACAGGGCACAAAAAAAGTGATTATAGGTAAAGATACTCGTATTTCTGGTTACATGCTTGAGTCTGCTTTAGAAGCTGGTTTAGCTGCAGCGGGCCTACAGGCAACGTTTACGGGGCCAATGCCGACACCGGCTGTTGCTTACCTAACACAAACTTTCCGTGCTGAGGCGGGGATTGTTATATCTGCATCGCACAACCCATATTACGATAACGGCATTAAGTTCTTCTCTTCTGAAGGTACTAAATTGTCGGATGAAATTGAGTTGGCAATCGAAGCTGAACTAGACAAAGATATCGAGTGCGTGGAATCTTCAGTACTAGGTAAAGCAGTACGCTTAAATGATGCCGCTGGTCGTTATATTGAATTTTGTAAAAGTACATTCCCGCACAAAATGACGTTAGCCGGAATGAAAATTGTGGTTGATTGCGCGCACGGTGCAACTTACCACATCGCGCCAGCTGTGTTTAAAGAGTTGGGTGCTGAAGTCATCGCAATGGGCGTTGAGCCAAATGGTACCAACATTAACCATGAAGTGGGAGCGACGGATGTGCGTGCTCTGCAAGCTAAAGTGGTTGAAGAGAAAGCAGCACTAGGTCTTGGCTTTGATGGCGACGGTGACCGTATCATTATGGTTGATGAGCTAGGCAACAAGGTTGATGGTGACCAAATCGCTTACATCATTGCTCGTGATGCGCTACGTCGAGGTGAACTAAAAGGCGGGGTTGTTGGTACATTGATGACGAACCTTGGTATGGAAAATGGACTTAAGCAATTAGGTATTCCATTTGTACGTGCTGCTGTAGGTGACCGTTATGTAATGGAGCAGCTTCTTGCTAAAGGCTGGAAGATTGGTGCAGAAAACTCTGGCCATGTGATTCTATTGGATAAAGTAACGACGGGTGATGCCATCGTTGCTGCACTGCAAGTGTTGGCTTCAGTGGTTGATAGCGAAATGACACTGAATGAACTTTCTCAAGGTATGACGTTATACCCTCAGGTTCTAGAAAATGTTCGTTTCAGCGGTGACTCAAACCCATTAGAAGCAGAGGCCGTTAAAACGGCAGTTGTGGAAGTGGAAGCTGAACTTGGCGAAAAAGGCCGCGTATTGCTGCGTAAGTCAGGTACAGAGCCACTATTACGAGTGATGGTTGAAGGTGAAGATGCTGATCTTGTTCAGAAATCTGCACTTAAGATTGCTGATGCTGTAAAAGCGAATTGCTAA
- the folP gene encoding dihydropteroate synthase, which produces MILQANNKTLLLDRPHVMGILNVTPDSFSDGGQFNSLEKALQQAERMIKAGVSIIDIGGESTRPGAPEVTLEDELSRVIPAIKAIRANFDVWISIDTSKAEVMRQAVEAGADLINDVRALQEPGALEAAAQAQVPVCLMHMKGQPRTMQANPCYGDVFTDVEDFLKERVEACEAVGIPKEQLVLDPGFGFGKTIEHNYHLLAHLEKFHTLGLPILAGISRKSMIFKLLDKAPADCMVGSVTCATIAAMKGAQIIRVHDVEDTLEAMKIIEVMNNNH; this is translated from the coding sequence ATGATATTACAAGCAAACAACAAAACACTCCTTTTAGACCGTCCGCATGTGATGGGTATCCTCAATGTTACGCCCGACTCATTTTCTGATGGTGGTCAATTCAACTCATTAGAGAAAGCATTGCAGCAAGCTGAACGCATGATCAAAGCAGGTGTCAGTATTATTGATATCGGTGGTGAATCTACCCGCCCGGGAGCGCCTGAAGTTACATTGGAAGATGAACTATCAAGGGTTATACCTGCAATTAAAGCGATTCGAGCCAATTTTGATGTGTGGATCTCTATTGATACCAGCAAAGCGGAAGTGATGCGTCAAGCCGTTGAGGCGGGCGCTGACTTGATCAATGATGTGCGAGCTCTGCAAGAGCCGGGCGCTTTAGAGGCTGCTGCTCAAGCTCAAGTTCCAGTTTGTTTGATGCACATGAAAGGCCAGCCAAGAACCATGCAAGCTAATCCTTGTTATGGCGATGTTTTCACGGATGTTGAAGACTTTTTAAAAGAAAGAGTTGAGGCCTGTGAGGCTGTAGGCATACCCAAAGAGCAACTTGTTCTCGATCCTGGTTTTGGCTTTGGTAAAACCATCGAGCATAATTACCACCTATTAGCGCACCTTGAAAAATTTCATACGCTTGGCTTGCCAATCTTAGCGGGTATCTCGAGAAAATCGATGATCTTTAAGCTGCTAGACAAAGCACCAGCAGATTGCATGGTAGGAAGTGTTACTTGCGCCACCATTGCTGCGATGAAAGGTGCTCAAATTATTCGCGTTCACGATGTGGAAGATACATTGGAAGCGATGAAGATAATTGAAGTGATGAACAACAATCACTAA
- the ftsH gene encoding ATP-dependent zinc metalloprotease FtsH: MAKNLILWLVIAVVLMSVFQSFGPGESNGRAVDYTTFVQEVGQGQIQDAQFNNSEISFTRRGGGAKYVTYMPVYDQKLLDDLINQNVKVQGTPPEEQSLLGTIFISWFPMILLIGVWIFFMRQMQGGGGGKGAMSFGKSKARMMSEEQIKTMFADVAGCDEAKEDVKELVDYLRDPSRFQKLGGKIPTGILLVGPPGTGKTLLAKAIAGEAKVPFFTISGSDFVEMFVGVGASRVRDMFEQAKKAAPCIIFIDEIDAVGRQRGAGVGGGHDEREQTLNQMLVEMDGFEGNEGIIVIAATNRPDVLDPALLRPGRFDRQVVVGLPDVRGREQILKVHMRKVPLSGDVEPSLIARGTPGFSGADLANLVNEAALFAARGNKRNVSMVEFELAKDKIMMGAERRSMVMSEEVKESTAYHEAGHAIVGRLVPEHDPVYKVSIIPRGRALGVTMYLPEQDRVSMSRQHLESMISSLYGGRLAEELIYGKDNVSTGASNDIERATDIARKMVTQWGFSEKLGPLLYAEEEGEVFLGRGMSQAKHVSDDTTRLIDEEIRILIDRNYARAKQILEDNMDLMHSMKDALMKYETIDAGQIDDLMERKTDIREPAGWGDQAKAEPAKEEAKPEAEVKPEAKAEPKAEESKVEEAKSESDDAQNKDS; encoded by the coding sequence ATGGCAAAAAATTTAATTCTGTGGCTAGTTATCGCTGTAGTGCTTATGTCTGTATTCCAGAGCTTCGGCCCTGGTGAAAGTAATGGCAGAGCAGTTGATTACACCACGTTTGTACAGGAAGTTGGCCAAGGCCAGATTCAAGACGCACAGTTCAATAACAGTGAAATCTCTTTCACCCGTCGTGGTGGTGGTGCTAAGTATGTAACTTACATGCCTGTTTATGATCAGAAGCTACTTGATGACTTAATTAACCAAAACGTGAAAGTTCAGGGCACACCACCTGAAGAGCAGAGCCTGCTTGGCACTATCTTCATCTCTTGGTTCCCAATGATCTTACTGATTGGTGTGTGGATTTTCTTCATGCGTCAAATGCAAGGCGGCGGCGGCGGTAAAGGCGCAATGTCGTTTGGTAAGAGCAAAGCTCGAATGATGAGCGAAGAACAAATCAAAACGATGTTTGCTGATGTTGCTGGTTGTGACGAAGCAAAAGAAGACGTTAAAGAACTTGTTGACTACCTTCGTGACCCAAGTCGTTTCCAAAAGCTAGGTGGTAAGATCCCTACAGGTATCCTGTTAGTTGGTCCTCCTGGTACTGGTAAGACATTGCTTGCAAAAGCGATTGCGGGTGAAGCGAAAGTACCGTTCTTTACTATCTCTGGTTCTGACTTCGTAGAAATGTTCGTTGGTGTTGGTGCATCTCGTGTGCGTGACATGTTCGAACAAGCGAAGAAAGCCGCACCATGTATCATCTTTATCGATGAAATCGATGCAGTAGGTCGTCAACGTGGCGCTGGTGTTGGTGGTGGTCACGATGAACGTGAGCAAACACTGAACCAAATGCTGGTTGAGATGGATGGTTTCGAAGGTAACGAAGGTATTATTGTTATCGCTGCGACTAACCGTCCAGACGTACTTGACCCAGCACTACTTCGTCCAGGTCGTTTTGACCGTCAAGTTGTGGTTGGTCTGCCTGATGTACGCGGTCGTGAACAGATTCTTAAAGTACACATGCGTAAAGTTCCATTGTCAGGCGATGTTGAACCATCTCTGATTGCTCGTGGTACTCCAGGTTTCTCTGGTGCAGATCTTGCGAACCTTGTTAACGAAGCGGCTCTATTCGCTGCTCGCGGAAACAAACGCAATGTATCTATGGTTGAGTTTGAACTTGCGAAAGATAAGATCATGATGGGTGCAGAGCGCCGTTCAATGGTTATGTCTGAAGAAGTGAAAGAATCAACGGCTTATCACGAAGCGGGACACGCGATTGTTGGTCGTTTGGTACCTGAACACGATCCAGTGTACAAAGTATCAATCATCCCTCGTGGTCGTGCACTTGGTGTGACGATGTATCTACCAGAGCAAGATCGCGTAAGCATGTCTCGCCAACATCTAGAGTCAATGATTTCTAGCTTGTATGGTGGTCGTCTTGCTGAAGAGCTTATCTACGGTAAAGATAATGTTTCGACTGGTGCGTCTAACGATATCGAACGTGCAACAGATATTGCTCGTAAGATGGTTACGCAATGGGGCTTCTCTGAGAAATTGGGTCCTCTTCTTTATGCTGAAGAAGAAGGCGAAGTTTTCCTAGGTCGCGGCATGAGCCAAGCGAAGCATGTGTCTGACGATACAACTCGACTTATCGATGAAGAAATTCGTATTCTTATCGACCGCAACTACGCTCGAGCTAAGCAAATCCTAGAAGATAATATGGATTTGATGCACTCGATGAAAGATGCGCTTATGAAGTACGAAACGATCGATGCGGGTCAGATTGATGACCTCATGGAACGTAAGACTGATATTCGTGAGCCTGCTGGTTGGGGTGACCAGGCAAAAGCAGAACCTGCAAAGGAAGAAGCTAAGCCTGAAGCTGAGGTTAAACCTGAAGCTAAAGCCGAACCAAAAGCTGAAGAGTCGAAAGTTGAAGAAGCTAAATCTGAATCAGATGATGCTCAAAACAAAGATTCTTAA